CGGCATGGTCGTGGGGCTGGCAGCGCTTCTCCTCTGTCCGGCGGTATGGTCGGCCACGCCGGTTCTTGCGCCGGGGGGGCGCATGGTTCCTGTGGCCGATCCGATTCTTCTTGAACGCCGCAACATCCCTGTTGACTCCGCAGAGGCTTGGCGAGCGACCCGGGTGCTCGCCGCGTACCTCGACCATCGCCGTGGGAAGGAGCGGTACTTGCTGGCCGTGCCGGACATCCACGCCGCATCGCCGCTCATCATTGACTCCAGCGCCAGGGTGATGGCCTACGGCGGCTTCTCTGGCACCGACCCCATTCTGAGCGCCGCGCAGTTCTCGGAGATGGTCAAGGAGGGGGAATTGCGGTTTGTCCTCCTCTCCTCAGAGCCGCGTCCCGGCAGACCTGTCGATCACCGCGACGCGATTGCGGCGTGGGTTCGGGAGCATGGTCGGGAGGTTCCTCGCGCTGAGTGGATGCCGATCGAACCGAGGAGGAACGACAGCCGGTTGCCGCCATCGCCGTGGGGTGAGGTTTCCGCGATGCTGCTTCGGCTGTACCAAGGACCTGGCTGTCGGCTATACGAATGCGGGCCCGCAGGCACGGCCACGGGCGCGGCGTCCTGAGGAGCGGGCGAGTCTTTCGGGTCAAATCCCGACCTGCCGGCGGATGGCTGCGATCAGATCCTTGCAGCCATGGCGGATGGGATCGGCGGCGGGCAAGCCAGCGTCGGCGGCGATCTTGCGGACTGCGGCCTCGGCCTCCTCGGCGGCCATCCGAGCGGTGTTGACTGCGACAGCCACGACCTTGCCGGGGTGCAATGGAGCCAGCAAGGCCTCGTTGATCGCGATCTGCTGCCTGATGGGCGCCACCGGACAGTCGGGCCAGTCGTTATGCAACTGCCGGTCGGGGCGGCAGACGATGACCATGGCGTCCGGGCACGAACCGTGGAGCAAGCCGAGTGTCACGGCCGAGTAGCCGGGATGTTCAATGGAGCCCTGACCCTCGACGAAGCATATGTCCTTGTCGGCCACATGCTCGACGAGCAGTTCGGTCGCTCCGGCGGTGAAGTCGGAGATCACGTGGTCGATGGCGATGCCCCAGCCTTCGATCATGATGCCGGTCTGGCCGGTGGCCACGAAAGCGGCGTTCAGTCCCTGGCGAACGGCTTCCTTGCGTAGCTCGAGGGCGGTGACCATTTTGCCGACGTCGCAATCGATGCCGATGGTGAGGACGCGTTTGGCCCGGGTGTAGCGGGCCTTGCCTCGGGCGATGTGGCGGATCTGGCCGGCGTCGCGGACATCATGGAGTTTGGCGTTGTTGGCCTCGGCCAGCTCGGCCAACTCGGGATCGTCGCGGAGCATGACGTGCAGGCCGCTGATGATGCTCAGTCTGGCCTTGAGGGCGTCCACCAGGTGGCGGCGCATTCGATCGGGCAGGCCGCCGCCGGTGGGGGCGATTCCGATGAGCAGCGCATCCGGCTCCAGCGGCAGGGCATCGGCCACACGGGCGACGATCGGCAGGTCGGGGAGGCCGGGGATGAAATCGCCGAGCGGCTTGCCGGCATTGACCGAGTCGAGCACGGCCACACAATCCTGCGGGCGGTAGCGCATCACTGACGAACCGGTCTTCGACTCGAAGATGCCGAGCGATCCTTCGGTCAGGATCAGCAGACGTCGATACGGCATTTCGAAGAGCATGGGGGCTCCAGCAGTTGCGGTCATTCTACAGCGGTCACCCATCAGCAATACCGGAACGGGTGCTCACGGTCAACTCATGGGAAGGCGGTTGGAGCGTTCCGCCGCAGCTTCCTCCTTGCGGCTCGGGCCAGCGCGGCGAAGTGCGTCGAGTACCGCGCGTTGGGTCAGTATCTCGTCGAGCAGGATCGGGGCGTCGGGCTGATGGGCCGGGATGATGACGTACATAGGCACTCCCGAGCGTTTGAAGCGGTCGAGATCCTCCTTGATCTCGGGGTTGAACGAGGTGTAGTCGGCCTTGAATGGAAGGACGCCGCCCTCACGTATCGCTTGTCTGACCGCCGCGGTGTTGAGAACCAGCTTCTCGTTGGCCTTGCAGTTGACGCACCATTCGGCGGTGTAGTCGATCAGCACGGTTCGGCCCGCGTTCACCTCTGCCAAGGCTCTCGCTCGGGTGTAGGGCAACCAGGGGATTTCGTCGCCGGACCAGTCGAGTTCGCCGGGCTTTCCGGCCATGCTCCCGAGCCGCAGCCTGTCCTGGGCGGCGAGGAGATCCGGGATCGTGTTCCAGTAGCGGAAGCACACCAGCCAACCGCCGACGAGCACGGCACCGCAGGCCAGGTAGTACATCGCTCTTGTTATCCGTGGATCTCCGAAGCGCACGTGACCGTACACCCGGGCAGCGGCTGCGACGCAGAGCAGGAAGGCCAAGGTCTGAATCAAGCCTCGCCCGCCGAGCTGGGCGGACAACGGATTCAGCAGGAAGACCACCGTGCCCAGCAGGCAGAAGGCCATGACGTGTTCGAAGGTCTTCATCCACGGTCCGGCCTTGGGCACGACTTTCAGCCAAGCCGGCTTGGCCGCCAGGATCGCGTATGGCAGGGCCATACCCAGGCCCGCGACCATGAAGATCATCACCCCAGCGAATGGAGTCTGCTGAACCGCGAAGGCGATCGCGACACTAAGGAAAGGCGCGGTGCAGGCCGTACCCAGCAGCGTGGCCAGCAGGCCCATGCCGAAGGCGCTGAGGTGGCCTTCCTGTTGAACCTTGTCCCCGAGCTCGTTCACCACCCGCGGCGGGTAGATGGCGAAGACGCCGAACAGGCTCATGGCAAAGGCAGTCACGACCGCGGCCAGGGCGATGGTGACTTGCGGCCGCTGGAACAAGCCGCCCCACTGCTGACCCAAGCCGACGATCAGAACGCCCAGCACCGCGAACGAGACCAGGATGCCTGCGGAGAAGGCGAGGCCGAGAGTGAAGACTCGGATTCGGCTTTCCTTGGCTTGCTGCACGAAGGAGAGGATCTTGATCGAGATCACTGGGAGCACGCAGGGCATGAGATTGAGAATGAGCCCGCCCAGGAAAGCCATAAGCAGGTAGCCCAGGAGACCCAGCCGGGCGAGAGAGGCCTGCAGGCGCTGCAGCCAGGACTGGTCGGGCTCAGCGGGGCCCACCTGGCCTGCTTTGGTTTCCGTCGGCAGGGCGCTCGAGGTTGGAGTCGGTGCGGCTCCAAACAGATCCGTATAAACGGGGGTCACGTTCTCGTCGGGCCGGGCGACCGGGAGGATCAATTCCCACTCGGCGGCGGTTGGCCTCTGACAGGACAAGGTCTTGTCGTCGCAAGCCTGGTAGGTAGCCACGCCGCTGATGCGGA
The sequence above is drawn from the Phycisphaerae bacterium genome and encodes:
- a CDS encoding DUF1611 domain-containing protein, with amino-acid sequence MLFEMPYRRLLILTEGSLGIFESKTGSSVMRYRPQDCVAVLDSVNAGKPLGDFIPGLPDLPIVARVADALPLEPDALLIGIAPTGGGLPDRMRRHLVDALKARLSIISGLHVMLRDDPELAELAEANNAKLHDVRDAGQIRHIARGKARYTRAKRVLTIGIDCDVGKMVTALELRKEAVRQGLNAAFVATGQTGIMIEGWGIAIDHVISDFTAGATELLVEHVADKDICFVEGQGSIEHPGYSAVTLGLLHGSCPDAMVIVCRPDRQLHNDWPDCPVAPIRQQIAINEALLAPLHPGKVVAVAVNTARMAAEEAEAAVRKIAADAGLPAADPIRHGCKDLIAAIRRQVGI
- a CDS encoding thioredoxin family protein, whose product is MRSWQRLRIIFAALGAISLLASATWAASNTPRLLTPGRPTAEPEEDTIAKVRLLADKTAVVPGQQIGLALAFEIKADWHIYWRNRGEGGLEPSFAWQLPPAFSVGPVRFPPPTRHIDAVGDHTFIMSDEPILLTTLAVPESLAAGGKVTISVKAKWLVCKDLCKQESQDLSLELPVVSAPNEAKPANADVFSRAQNVLPLPMDQARNLKRLWVAPSVDRIKPGSRFQVAVVLEVEDHYHLNSNKPTIEGLIPTEVFNDATEGLIIGRPIFPSATVKKSEIGEMSLYTGRVVVLLPVEADKRIDAGRLRISGVATYQACDDKTLSCQRPTAAEWELILPVARPDENVTPVYTDLFGAAPTPTSSALPTETKAGQVGPAEPDQSWLQRLQASLARLGLLGYLLMAFLGGLILNLMPCVLPVISIKILSFVQQAKESRIRVFTLGLAFSAGILVSFAVLGVLIVGLGQQWGGLFQRPQVTIALAAVVTAFAMSLFGVFAIYPPRVVNELGDKVQQEGHLSAFGMGLLATLLGTACTAPFLSVAIAFAVQQTPFAGVMIFMVAGLGMALPYAILAAKPAWLKVVPKAGPWMKTFEHVMAFCLLGTVVFLLNPLSAQLGGRGLIQTLAFLLCVAAAARVYGHVRFGDPRITRAMYYLACGAVLVGGWLVCFRYWNTIPDLLAAQDRLRLGSMAGKPGELDWSGDEIPWLPYTRARALAEVNAGRTVLIDYTAEWCVNCKANEKLVLNTAAVRQAIREGGVLPFKADYTSFNPEIKEDLDRFKRSGVPMYVIIPAHQPDAPILLDEILTQRAVLDALRRAGPSRKEEAAAERSNRLPMS